The following are encoded in a window of Desulforegulaceae bacterium genomic DNA:
- the ubiE gene encoding bifunctional demethylmenaquinone methyltransferase/2-methoxy-6-polyprenyl-1,4-benzoquinol methylase UbiE — MNKNERPFIKSMFDTIAPWYDFLNRFLSLRQDVTWRKKAVKSLKLDQNNPKILDMACGTCDIGLEVLRQNRTAQITGADFSWEMLRFSKKKIRLKNKENSFYLVSSNALYSPFKDQKFNAVTIAFGIRNIVNRQKALENFYSCLKSGGRIAVLELTTPENQFLKSLYLLYFLKILPFIGGLFSKNYNAYSYLPESVINFPSSPDFLKIMEKAGFKNLEYKNFTFGICTLFTGEK, encoded by the coding sequence ATGAATAAGAATGAACGCCCATTTATAAAAAGCATGTTTGATACAATAGCACCTTGGTATGATTTTCTTAACAGATTCTTAAGCCTAAGACAGGATGTCACCTGGAGAAAAAAGGCGGTAAAATCACTTAAACTTGATCAAAACAACCCCAAAATTCTTGATATGGCATGCGGAACCTGTGATATAGGCCTTGAAGTTTTAAGACAAAATAGAACAGCCCAGATAACAGGAGCTGATTTTTCCTGGGAAATGCTTAGATTTTCAAAGAAAAAAATAAGGCTAAAAAATAAAGAAAATAGTTTTTACCTTGTTTCTTCAAATGCTCTTTATTCTCCATTTAAAGATCAAAAATTTAATGCAGTTACCATAGCTTTTGGAATAAGAAACATAGTAAACAGACAAAAAGCTTTGGAAAACTTTTATTCCTGTCTTAAAAGCGGCGGCAGAATTGCTGTCTTAGAGCTTACAACACCTGAAAACCAATTTTTAAAATCCCTTTATCTTTTATATTTTTTAAAAATACTTCCATTTATAGGCGGCCTTTTTTCAAAAAATTATAACGCTTATTCTTATCTGCCTGAATCTGTAATTAATTTTCCTTCTTCCCCTGATTTTTTAAAAATAATGGAAAAAGCCGGATTTAAAAATCTGGAATATAAAAATTTTACCTTTGGAATCTGCACTCTTTTTACAGGGGAAAAATAA
- the dnaJ gene encoding molecular chaperone DnaJ → MTTKKDYYEILGVEKDVDSDTLKKRYRKVAMKYHPDRNPNNAEAEEKFKEASEAYAVLSDVEKRKIYDQYGHEGLTGAGFSGAGDFNDIFSDFGDVFQEFFGFGRSRKRRSGPSRGSDLRYDLEIDFEEAVFGADKELDLLKDEKCERCSGIGSEPGSSPEVCSRCGGSGQYTESQGFFTVRSTCPYCKGQGSVIKDPCRECRGRGVVQKQRKISLKIPKGVDSGSKLRISGEGEAGALGGPNGDLYIFLRVRPHKNFERRGTDLICYVDITFIQAALGDKITIPTISGELEIEIPKGTQFGDKIRLRNEGVPSLRTGQRGDQIVIFHIKTPKGINKKQEKLLKEFNKLDKSKIKNKLKNLLKGF, encoded by the coding sequence ATGACAACAAAAAAAGATTATTATGAGATTTTAGGGGTTGAAAAGGATGTTGATTCAGATACCTTGAAAAAAAGGTATAGAAAAGTTGCAATGAAGTACCATCCAGACCGAAATCCTAACAATGCCGAAGCTGAGGAAAAATTCAAGGAAGCATCTGAAGCATACGCTGTTTTATCCGATGTGGAAAAAAGAAAGATTTATGATCAATATGGTCATGAAGGCTTAACAGGAGCAGGTTTTTCAGGAGCTGGAGATTTTAATGATATTTTTTCAGACTTTGGTGATGTATTTCAGGAGTTTTTTGGATTTGGGAGAAGCAGAAAAAGACGCTCAGGACCTTCAAGGGGCTCTGATTTAAGATATGATCTTGAAATAGATTTTGAAGAAGCTGTGTTTGGTGCTGACAAAGAGCTTGATCTTTTAAAAGATGAAAAATGTGAAAGATGCTCTGGAATAGGAAGTGAACCTGGAAGTTCTCCCGAGGTTTGTTCCAGGTGCGGGGGATCTGGCCAGTATACAGAGTCCCAGGGATTTTTCACAGTGAGATCAACTTGTCCGTATTGTAAGGGGCAAGGTTCTGTAATTAAGGATCCATGCAGGGAATGCAGGGGAAGGGGAGTTGTCCAGAAGCAAAGAAAGATTTCCTTGAAAATTCCCAAAGGGGTGGACAGTGGCTCAAAACTAAGGATTTCTGGTGAAGGAGAAGCAGGGGCATTAGGCGGACCAAACGGTGATCTTTATATTTTTCTAAGGGTGAGGCCACATAAAAATTTTGAAAGAAGAGGAACAGATTTAATCTGTTATGTTGATATTACTTTTATCCAGGCCGCTTTAGGAGATAAAATAACCATTCCAACCATAAGTGGTGAGCTTGAAATAGAAATACCAAAAGGAACCCAGTTTGGCGATAAAATAAGACTTAGAAATGAAGGGGTTCCCTCTCTTAGAACAGGTCAAAGAGGTGATCAAATTGTCATTTTTCATATAAAAACTCCAAAAGGTATAAACAAGAAGCAGGAAAAGCTTTTAAAAGAATTTAACAAGCTTGATAAAAGTAAGATTAAAAACAAACTCAAAAATCTTTTAAAAGGATTTTAG
- the queD gene encoding 6-carboxytetrahydropterin synthase QueD: protein MYELKVTGSFAAAHRLSNVTEKCENLHGHNWKTELFIKSDKLNEFGVVIDFGIIKKYLREILEYLDHKYLNELEPFKNINASSEVLSKYIADEIEKRIESKEISVSRVTVWESDNAAATYYPDK, encoded by the coding sequence ATGTATGAACTAAAAGTTACAGGAAGTTTTGCAGCTGCACATCGTCTTTCAAATGTTACTGAGAAATGTGAAAATCTCCATGGACATAATTGGAAAACAGAGCTCTTTATAAAATCTGACAAACTCAATGAGTTTGGAGTTGTAATAGATTTTGGAATTATAAAAAAATATTTAAGGGAAATTTTAGAATATCTTGATCATAAGTATTTGAACGAATTGGAGCCATTTAAAAATATCAATGCATCATCAGAAGTTTTATCAAAATATATTGCCGATGAAATTGAGAAACGAATTGAAAGTAAAGAAATAAGTGTTTCAAGGGTAACAGTCTGGGAATCAGACAATGCCGCAGCTACTTATTATCCTGATAAATAA
- a CDS encoding DUF3352 domain-containing protein codes for MKKIFISFFILALASGVGAYFYLIKAPVLLPSAPEQLLPENTTFLIQIKNLEKNIKSISKNNLGQNIKKIDFISTAKKLELPEETIKGFEKFKSDFSSKINQEIFYNFLGKNISFALISFDLEKPLENMEAALLIQSKINSKFSQILSESISEIETKEKFEYKKTTISKARYKDSFDFYHFLINEYLILTLNLETAQKIAGVTKEKSLASTKKYKNIKNKINFKKRDFFFYADTKEIYSKIERISKKNKTDFLVNLKSRLNNDLKSVVLCGFNRGDSFYESISEVELNYKNTIKKENGKNFLSMVPKDLVSFSWQNKFNPEKFIDNIFNDKEKLKEFEQKLLFETQVDPRTFYNEFKGELGIIITDTDTRGIFPVPSLAFVFDKKAGPVFNKGFDSIRKKQNNLIPLQNKTLNNVKIKSIPLPFGKSIEPSWGYFNDYFIVSVNTFVFQKIIDSGKSGNSIENNSNFKFIKEQFPEEFNMISFFDTIKFLDNLKDSGRSILKLSKFKSPDLTEKGEILLDEVLVPLFDGLSIYKAFGNASVFEDDKLHGKGIIKKSGE; via the coding sequence ATGAAAAAAATTTTTATTTCTTTTTTTATTCTTGCACTTGCATCAGGTGTCGGAGCTTATTTTTATTTAATAAAAGCCCCTGTTCTTTTACCATCAGCTCCTGAACAGCTTCTGCCTGAGAATACAACTTTTCTTATTCAGATAAAAAACCTTGAAAAAAACATAAAAAGTATCAGCAAAAACAACCTGGGTCAAAATATAAAAAAAATAGATTTTATTTCAACAGCTAAAAAACTTGAGCTTCCCGAAGAAACAATAAAAGGCTTTGAAAAGTTTAAATCAGACTTTAGTTCAAAAATAAATCAGGAAATTTTTTACAACTTTTTGGGTAAAAACATTTCTTTTGCCCTTATATCCTTTGATCTTGAAAAACCTTTGGAAAATATGGAAGCAGCTTTGCTTATCCAGTCCAAAATAAACTCAAAATTTTCTCAAATCCTATCAGAATCCATTTCTGAAATAGAAACAAAAGAAAAATTTGAATACAAGAAAACCACAATTTCAAAAGCCAGATATAAAGACTCTTTTGACTTTTACCATTTTCTAATTAATGAATACCTGATACTCACCTTAAACCTTGAAACAGCCCAAAAAATTGCAGGAGTGACTAAAGAAAAATCCCTGGCTTCTACAAAAAAATATAAAAATATAAAAAACAAAATAAATTTTAAGAAAAGAGACTTTTTTTTCTATGCAGATACAAAAGAAATCTATTCAAAAATTGAAAGAATAAGCAAAAAAAACAAAACAGATTTTCTTGTTAATTTAAAGAGCAGATTGAATAATGACTTAAAATCAGTTGTTTTATGCGGGTTTAACAGAGGTGACTCTTTTTATGAATCTATTTCAGAAGTAGAGCTTAATTATAAAAACACCATCAAAAAAGAAAATGGGAAAAATTTTCTATCCATGGTTCCCAAAGACCTTGTCAGCTTTTCATGGCAGAACAAGTTCAATCCTGAAAAATTTATAGACAATATTTTTAATGACAAAGAAAAACTTAAGGAATTTGAGCAGAAATTGTTATTTGAAACCCAGGTTGATCCAAGAACATTTTATAATGAATTTAAAGGTGAACTGGGAATTATAATTACAGATACTGACACCAGGGGAATCTTTCCTGTTCCCTCTCTGGCTTTTGTATTTGACAAAAAAGCCGGGCCTGTTTTTAACAAAGGCTTTGATTCTATCCGGAAAAAACAAAACAACCTGATTCCCCTTCAGAACAAAACCTTAAACAATGTTAAAATCAAATCAATTCCCCTTCCGTTTGGAAAGTCAATTGAGCCTTCCTGGGGATATTTTAATGATTACTTCATTGTTTCAGTCAATACTTTTGTTTTCCAAAAAATTATAGATTCAGGCAAGTCTGGAAATTCCATAGAAAACAATTCTAACTTCAAATTTATAAAAGAACAGTTTCCAGAAGAATTCAACATGATTTCATTTTTTGATACCATAAAGTTTTTAGATAATCTCAAAGATTCAGGAAGGTCTATTTTAAAACTTTCAAAATTTAAATCTCCTGATTTAACAGAAAAAGGCGAAATCCTTTTAGATGAAGTTTTAGTTCCACTTTTTGACGGACTTTCAATTTATAAGGCTTTTGGAAATGCTTCTGTTTTTGAAGACGACAAACTTCATGGAAAAGGAATAATAAAAAAATCAGGTGAGTAA
- a CDS encoding sodium:alanine symporter family protein, translating into MDAFLKSLESFMGVLSGWIWGTPLLVLLVGTGVWLTIRLKGLQFTTLGESLYLAFIRRKNFDDKEDGDISHFQALMTAMSATVGTGNIAGVATAIALGGPGALFWMWITGLVGMATKYAEAVLAVVYREKDAKGNMSGGPMYYISNGLGWKWMGTLFAVFAAIAAFGIGNMVQSNSMADAVNANFNIPFWVTGLVTMFFVSLVVIGGIKSIGRVTSVIVPFMVLFYVISCLIVLIVNYSEIPSAFGVIFKYAFNPTAATGGFAGSALMLTIRMGVARGVFSNESGLGSAPIAAAAAKTNHPVTQALVSMTQTFIDTIIVCTMTGLVIVLKGAWTTGRNGADLTTYSFKISAVPGGEYIVTIGLILFAFSTILGWCYYGEKSIEYLFGEKAVMPYRFVFVLFVGIGSVLKLNLVWTIADVFNGLMAFPNLIALVALTPVVVKSTREYFDKKKE; encoded by the coding sequence ATGGACGCTTTTCTGAAATCTCTGGAAAGCTTTATGGGAGTACTCAGCGGTTGGATTTGGGGGACTCCGCTTTTGGTTCTCCTTGTTGGAACAGGTGTTTGGCTGACAATAAGATTAAAAGGACTTCAGTTTACAACTCTTGGAGAATCCCTTTATCTTGCTTTCATCAGAAGAAAAAATTTTGATGATAAAGAAGACGGAGATATTTCCCATTTTCAAGCCTTAATGACAGCCATGTCAGCTACAGTTGGTACAGGTAATATAGCTGGAGTTGCAACTGCAATTGCACTTGGAGGCCCTGGTGCCTTGTTTTGGATGTGGATAACAGGACTTGTTGGGATGGCTACAAAGTATGCGGAAGCTGTTCTTGCTGTTGTTTACAGAGAAAAGGATGCCAAGGGGAATATGAGCGGCGGGCCTATGTATTATATTTCCAATGGTTTGGGCTGGAAATGGATGGGTACTCTTTTTGCTGTTTTTGCAGCAATTGCAGCCTTTGGTATTGGAAATATGGTTCAGTCAAATTCCATGGCCGATGCAGTTAATGCAAACTTTAATATTCCTTTTTGGGTTACAGGGCTTGTAACAATGTTTTTTGTTTCCCTTGTTGTTATAGGAGGGATCAAGAGTATAGGAAGAGTTACTTCTGTTATTGTACCTTTTATGGTTCTTTTTTATGTAATAAGCTGCCTTATTGTTCTTATTGTCAATTATTCAGAAATTCCCTCAGCTTTTGGAGTTATTTTTAAATATGCTTTTAATCCCACAGCTGCAACTGGAGGGTTTGCAGGTTCTGCTTTGATGCTCACAATAAGAATGGGGGTTGCAAGAGGGGTTTTTTCAAACGAATCAGGGCTTGGCAGTGCACCTATTGCCGCAGCTGCTGCTAAAACAAACCATCCTGTAACCCAGGCTCTTGTGTCCATGACCCAGACTTTTATTGATACAATAATTGTTTGTACAATGACAGGTCTTGTTATTGTTTTAAAAGGTGCCTGGACAACAGGCAGAAACGGTGCTGATCTTACCACCTACTCTTTTAAGATTTCAGCAGTTCCAGGGGGAGAATACATTGTAACAATAGGTCTTATTCTTTTTGCCTTTTCAACAATTTTAGGCTGGTGTTACTATGGAGAAAAATCAATAGAGTATCTTTTTGGTGAAAAGGCAGTAATGCCTTACAGGTTTGTATTTGTTCTTTTTGTTGGAATAGGATCTGTTTTGAAACTTAACCTTGTCTGGACAATTGCTGATGTTTTCAACGGTCTTATGGCTTTTCCAAACTTAATAGCTCTGGTAGCTCTTACCCCTGTTGTTGTTAAATCCACCAGGGAATATTTTGATAAGAAAAAAGAATAG
- a CDS encoding AAA family ATPase: MGTNNLQPFSMIEGLVEHFKDEKCLTIETHISWIVITDKYAYKIKKSLDLGFLDFSTLEKRLHFCREEIRLNKKFAPDIYLCVIPITGTLESPKWDGDGKPIEYAVKMRAFPQDKQLDRVLDAGLLKAEQFDLLADYIGKFHEEAEVAPGNSDYGSPEKIFYPVQENFIQIREHCRDKDVLKSLSQLEKWSSETFDSLFSTFIARKKYGFIRECHGDLHLRNLAWVENRPVAFDCIEFDPYLRWIDTINDLAFLVMDLDSKNQSRFANRFINKYLEYNGDYESIPILKFYLVYKALIRAKISAIRGDQPGISSKEKALAKKKFQDYLKLALDYTKPVTPLLIITRGMSASGKSTISQQLAESLGALRIRTDVERKRLFGLRPEDKKENKIDQGIYGQSATEKTYSKLEEFTEKIVNSKHSVIVDGVFMHYWQRELFRELAKKKNIPFIILEFVCDIKTLQKRIVERKNKENVSDADLKVLEHQYTRWEPLNSNEICNSVTIDTGRQVNIKILARQLKEKT, from the coding sequence ATGGGTACAAATAATCTACAACCTTTTTCTATGATTGAAGGCTTGGTTGAGCATTTTAAGGATGAAAAATGTCTTACAATTGAAACCCATATTTCATGGATTGTTATAACAGATAAATACGCCTACAAGATTAAAAAATCACTGGATCTTGGGTTTCTGGATTTTTCCACCCTTGAAAAAAGGTTGCATTTTTGCCGGGAAGAAATCCGTCTTAACAAAAAATTTGCACCAGATATTTATCTTTGTGTTATTCCAATTACCGGTACACTTGAGTCTCCCAAATGGGATGGAGATGGGAAACCCATTGAATATGCTGTGAAAATGCGGGCTTTTCCCCAGGATAAGCAGCTGGACCGAGTCCTTGACGCCGGTTTGCTAAAAGCCGAACAATTTGATCTTTTAGCAGATTATATAGGAAAATTTCATGAAGAAGCAGAGGTTGCCCCTGGAAACAGCGACTATGGAAGCCCTGAAAAAATTTTTTACCCTGTCCAGGAAAATTTTATCCAGATACGCGAGCATTGCAGGGATAAAGATGTGTTGAAATCGCTTTCACAACTGGAAAAATGGAGCAGCGAAACCTTTGATTCTCTTTTTTCCACTTTTATAGCAAGAAAAAAGTATGGTTTTATCAGGGAATGTCATGGGGATCTGCATTTGAGAAATCTTGCCTGGGTCGAAAACCGGCCAGTGGCTTTTGATTGTATTGAATTTGATCCTTACCTGAGGTGGATCGATACTATAAATGATCTGGCGTTTTTGGTAATGGATTTAGATAGTAAAAATCAATCCAGGTTTGCCAACCGTTTTATTAATAAGTACTTGGAATATAACGGAGATTATGAATCAATTCCCATTTTAAAATTCTATCTGGTTTATAAGGCTTTGATCCGTGCCAAGATCTCTGCCATTCGAGGTGATCAGCCAGGGATAAGTTCCAAAGAAAAAGCCTTGGCTAAAAAAAAGTTTCAAGACTACTTAAAGCTGGCCTTGGATTATACTAAACCTGTGACACCATTATTGATTATCACTCGAGGTATGTCAGCCTCTGGAAAAAGCACCATAAGTCAGCAGCTTGCAGAATCATTGGGAGCCCTGCGTATTCGAACTGATGTTGAACGAAAACGGCTTTTTGGTTTAAGACCTGAAGACAAGAAGGAGAATAAAATAGATCAAGGTATTTACGGACAAAGTGCCACTGAAAAGACCTATTCAAAACTTGAGGAATTTACAGAGAAGATAGTCAATTCAAAACATTCTGTAATAGTTGATGGAGTGTTTATGCATTATTGGCAGCGGGAATTATTTAGAGAGCTGGCAAAAAAGAAAAATATCCCCTTTATTATTCTGGAATTTGTCTGCGATATAAAAACTCTTCAAAAACGTATTGTAGAGCGTAAAAACAAAGAAAATGTTTCTGATGCGGATCTCAAGGTACTTGAACATCAGTATACCAGGTGGGAACCCTTGAATAGCAATGAGATCTGCAATTCTGTAACAATAGATACAGGCAGGCAGGTCAACATAAAAATCCTTGCCAGGCAGCTTAAAGAAAAAACCTAA
- a CDS encoding YkgJ family cysteine cluster protein, with protein sequence MTKDIKAEIKPVELNENSKFQFKCHPGVSCFTNCCRNINIMLTPYDIIKIKNKMEIDSSEFLSIYTEPNMLEKTDLPIITLRMLDDERKSCPFVKDVEGCIIYEDRPTICRYYPVGFGSLSHRMKENEDKDFFFLITEPTCKGHLEKNEMTVKEWRQDQGIEERDKINSGWMDLVIRKQTTTTTMKFSEKSKKLFFMVCYNIDAFRRFVLESGFKEMYNLDDNLIERFSDDVELLQFGFAWLKAMFFQVDPTGIFQVDQEKAEQRVKKNN encoded by the coding sequence ATGACAAAAGATATAAAAGCAGAAATTAAACCTGTTGAATTAAATGAAAATAGTAAATTTCAATTCAAATGCCATCCTGGAGTAAGCTGTTTTACCAATTGCTGCAGAAATATAAACATTATGCTCACTCCCTATGACATAATTAAAATAAAAAATAAGATGGAAATTGACTCATCCGAATTTCTCTCAATTTATACAGAGCCTAATATGCTGGAAAAAACAGATCTTCCTATAATTACACTGAGAATGCTTGATGATGAAAGAAAATCCTGTCCTTTTGTAAAAGACGTTGAAGGGTGCATTATTTACGAGGACAGACCCACAATATGCCGATATTATCCTGTAGGATTTGGATCCTTAAGTCATAGAATGAAAGAAAATGAAGACAAAGACTTCTTTTTTCTCATTACAGAGCCTACCTGCAAAGGTCACCTTGAAAAAAATGAAATGACAGTAAAAGAATGGAGACAAGATCAAGGGATTGAAGAAAGAGACAAAATAAATTCAGGATGGATGGATCTTGTTATAAGAAAGCAAACAACAACCACAACAATGAAATTTTCTGAAAAAAGTAAAAAACTTTTTTTCATGGTCTGCTACAACATAGATGCTTTTAGAAGGTTTGTTTTGGAAAGCGGGTTCAAGGAAATGTACAACCTTGATGACAACCTTATTGAAAGATTCAGCGATGACGTAGAGCTTCTTCAGTTCGGATTTGCCTGGCTTAAAGCAATGTTTTTCCAGGTTGACCCCACAGGTATTTTTCAGGTGGATCAAGAAAAAGCAGAACAAAGAGTTAAAAAAAACAATTAA
- a CDS encoding branched-chain amino acid aminotransferase, whose protein sequence is MDLQIIKSNQLKEKPAEDKLSFGKMFTDHMFIMDYETGIGWNDPRIQPFGPFTISPATSVLHYAQAIFEGLKAYKNSKGEVVLFRAKENFKRMNKSAKRMCIPEFDEDFVFNSLKELIKIDKDWVPSKEGTSLYIRPAIIATDEYVGIKASDNYRFFIIMCPVGAYYSAGFDPVKIWITKDYVRAVPGGVGEAKTAGNYAASLYASEEAMKKGYNQVLWLDGIEKKYIEEVGSMNIFFVIDGEIITPKLTGSILPGITRDSVIAMAKKEGYKVREERISVEDVIKAHKSGKLDEVFGSGTAAVISPVGEIAYGDEKIVVGDGKTGKISAKFFENLTGIQYGKKPDPFDWMIKVC, encoded by the coding sequence ATGGATTTACAAATCATAAAGTCTAATCAATTAAAGGAAAAACCAGCTGAGGACAAGCTGAGTTTTGGCAAAATGTTTACAGACCACATGTTTATTATGGATTATGAAACAGGAATCGGATGGAATGATCCAAGAATTCAACCTTTTGGTCCTTTTACCATTTCTCCGGCAACTTCTGTACTTCATTATGCTCAGGCAATTTTTGAAGGACTAAAAGCCTATAAAAACTCTAAAGGCGAGGTAGTTCTTTTTAGGGCAAAAGAAAATTTCAAGCGAATGAATAAATCAGCAAAAAGAATGTGCATTCCTGAATTTGATGAAGATTTTGTTTTTAATTCTCTTAAGGAGCTTATAAAAATTGATAAGGACTGGGTTCCCTCAAAAGAAGGAACTTCCCTTTATATAAGACCTGCAATAATTGCTACAGATGAATATGTTGGAATAAAGGCATCTGATAATTATAGATTTTTTATAATTATGTGTCCTGTGGGAGCCTATTATTCAGCAGGCTTTGATCCTGTTAAAATCTGGATTACCAAAGATTATGTAAGAGCAGTTCCCGGAGGTGTGGGAGAAGCAAAAACTGCAGGTAACTATGCAGCAAGTCTTTATGCGTCAGAAGAAGCCATGAAAAAAGGTTATAATCAGGTTTTATGGCTTGACGGGATAGAAAAGAAATACATTGAGGAAGTGGGCTCAATGAATATATTCTTTGTTATTGATGGAGAAATTATAACCCCAAAACTCACAGGCAGTATTCTTCCGGGAATAACAAGAGATTCTGTAATAGCAATGGCAAAAAAAGAAGGCTACAAGGTTAGAGAAGAAAGAATTTCAGTAGAGGATGTAATAAAAGCCCATAAAAGCGGAAAGCTTGATGAAGTTTTTGGAAGCGGAACTGCTGCAGTTATATCTCCGGTTGGAGAAATTGCCTATGGAGACGAAAAAATAGTTGTGGGTGATGGTAAAACAGGAAAAATTTCAGCAAAATTTTTTGAAAACCTGACAGGAATTCAGTATGGAAAAAAACCAGACCCTTTTGACTGGATGATAAAAGTTTGCTGA
- the galU gene encoding UTP--glucose-1-phosphate uridylyltransferase GalU, with product MKIKKAVFPVAGLGTRFLPATKAMPKEMLPVVDKPLIQYAVEEALEAGIEQIIFVTGRGKSALEDHFDYSHRLQNTLLTKGKDKLLESVMNIVPESGTIIYTRQNEARGLGHAIWCARDIVGDEPFAVLLADDLIKSDNSVLKQMINEFDRVRASIAAIEEIDPKHTDKYGIVDADEMGNSLVQIKKMIEKPKPEDAPSNLAIIGRYILTPKIFEILQNTNEGAGGEIQLTDAMAELMESQPVYGYRFKGKRFDCGSKAGFQKANFAFCMEQPEIKDELLEFIKNYT from the coding sequence ATGAAAATAAAAAAAGCTGTTTTCCCTGTTGCCGGTCTTGGAACAAGATTTCTTCCTGCAACAAAAGCAATGCCCAAAGAAATGCTTCCTGTTGTTGATAAACCTCTTATTCAATATGCAGTTGAAGAAGCACTTGAAGCAGGAATTGAGCAGATTATTTTTGTTACAGGCCGGGGTAAAAGTGCTCTTGAAGATCATTTTGACTATTCGCACAGACTTCAAAATACTCTTCTTACAAAGGGGAAAGACAAGCTCTTGGAAAGTGTAATGAATATAGTTCCTGAATCAGGAACTATTATCTACACAAGACAAAACGAAGCAAGAGGACTTGGCCACGCCATCTGGTGTGCTAGAGATATTGTTGGAGATGAACCTTTTGCAGTTTTACTTGCAGACGATCTTATCAAGTCAGACAACTCTGTTTTAAAACAAATGATAAATGAATTTGACAGGGTAAGAGCATCAATCGCAGCCATTGAAGAAATTGATCCAAAACATACGGATAAATATGGGATAGTAGATGCTGATGAAATGGGAAACAGTCTTGTTCAGATAAAGAAAATGATTGAAAAACCAAAGCCTGAGGATGCTCCATCAAATCTTGCAATTATTGGAAGATATATTCTTACCCCTAAAATTTTTGAAATTTTACAAAATACAAACGAAGGAGCAGGAGGAGAAATCCAGCTCACAGATGCAATGGCAGAGCTTATGGAATCACAGCCTGTATACGGCTACAGATTTAAAGGCAAAAGATTTGACTGCGGAAGCAAGGCAGGATTTCAAAAGGCTAATTTTGCATTTTGTATGGAACAGCCTGAAATTAAAGATGAACTTTTAGAGTTTATAAAAAACTATACTTAG
- a CDS encoding molybdopterin-binding protein, translating into MGLKTYIKKPFKKLDIAVVVISSSKNKKHRSGNWIEKRIKKEGHNLLKRITVKNNFSEISTAVTNLIFYENPHCIITTGGTGLGRNDITIETISPLFTKEITGFSSAFTSIRLEQIDSPAILSRAKAGIAGKTVIFCLPKSVGACKLASKALIFPELEHIVNNIRN; encoded by the coding sequence ATGGGATTAAAAACATATATAAAAAAACCTTTTAAAAAACTTGATATTGCTGTTGTTGTTATATCTTCATCAAAAAACAAGAAGCATAGAAGCGGTAACTGGATTGAAAAAAGAATAAAAAAAGAAGGCCACAATCTTTTAAAACGGATAACGGTCAAAAATAACTTCAGTGAAATAAGCACTGCTGTTACAAATTTAATTTTTTATGAAAATCCCCATTGTATAATTACAACAGGAGGAACAGGACTGGGTAGAAATGATATTACAATAGAAACAATCTCCCCTCTTTTTACAAAAGAAATTACAGGTTTTTCATCTGCTTTCACCTCAATAAGGCTTGAACAGATTGATTCACCAGCCATTTTATCAAGAGCAAAAGCAGGAATAGCAGGAAAAACTGTTATTTTCTGTCTTCCTAAAAGCGTGGGTGCATGCAAACTTGCATCAAAAGCTCTTATTTTTCCAGAGCTTGAGCATATTGTGAATAATATAAGAAATTGA
- the pyrR gene encoding bifunctional pyr operon transcriptional regulator/uracil phosphoribosyltransferase PyrR, with translation MKEKRVILNENEISRKLTRMAYEILEKVSSPKKIAIVGIYTRGVFLAKRLKKIMDKIADSDFPIGEIDINLYRDDWTRISIHPEVKESKIYFSVDDKEIILIDDVIFTGRTTRAAIDALLDFGRPSRIMFAALIDRDHRELPIQPDVTGKFIETEKNERVNVFVKEVDGEDMVFITGEN, from the coding sequence ATGAAAGAAAAACGTGTAATTCTTAATGAAAATGAAATATCAAGAAAGCTTACAAGGATGGCTTATGAAATTCTTGAAAAAGTTTCATCCCCAAAAAAAATTGCAATTGTAGGAATTTACACAAGGGGAGTCTTTCTTGCAAAAAGACTTAAAAAAATAATGGATAAAATTGCAGATTCAGATTTTCCAATAGGAGAAATTGATATAAATTTATATAGAGACGACTGGACAAGAATTTCTATCCATCCTGAGGTTAAGGAATCAAAAATTTATTTTTCAGTTGATGACAAGGAAATTATTCTTATTGATGATGTTATTTTCACAGGAAGAACAACAAGAGCTGCTATAGATGCACTTCTTGATTTTGGAAGACCCAGTAGAATAATGTTTGCTGCACTAATTGACAGAGATCACAGAGAACTTCCCATCCAGCCAGATGTTACAGGGAAGTTTATTGAAACTGAAAAAAATGAAAGAGTGAATGTTTTTGTAAAAGAAGTCGACGGTGAGGACATGGTATTTATAACCGGAGAAAATTAA